A section of the Meles meles chromosome 8, mMelMel3.1 paternal haplotype, whole genome shotgun sequence genome encodes:
- the MED19 gene encoding mediator of RNA polymerase II transcription subunit 19, protein MKTTDARHRDRAGEEKTMENFSALFGAQADPPPPPTALGFGPGKPPPPPPPPGGGPGTAPPPTATAAPPGADKSAAGCGPFYLMRELPGSTELTGSTNLITHYNLEHSYNKFCGKKVKEKLSNFLPDLPGMIDLPGSHDNSSLRSLIEKPPILGGSFNPITGTMLAGFRLHTGPLPEQCRLMHIQPPKKKNKHKHKQSRTQDPVPPETPSDSDHKKKKKKKEEDPERKRKKKEKKKKKNRHSPEHPGVGSSQASSSSSLR, encoded by the exons ATGAAAACGACCGACGCCAGACACCGGGACCGCGCCGGGGAGGAGAAGACCATGGAGAATTTCTCGGCACTGTTCGGCGCTCAAGCtgacccaccaccacccccaaccgCACTCGGCTTCGGACCAGGAAagcctccacctcctccccctcctccggGCGGGGGCCCGGGCACGGCCCCGCCACCCACCGCGACCGCGGCCCCTCCCGGCGCTGACAAGTCGGCGGCTGGTTGTGGTCCCTTCTACCTTATGCGGGAACTTCCAG GTAGCACCGAGCTGACAGGCAGCACCAATCTGATCACACACTACAACCTGGAACATTCCTATAATAAATTCTGTGGGAAGAAGGTGAAGGAGAAGCTAAGTAACTTCCTGCCTGACCTGCCAGGGATGATTGATCTGCCTGGTTCCCATGATAACAGCAGCCTCCGCTCCCTCATTGAGAAACCCCCTATTCTTGGTGGTTCTTTTAATCCTATCACAGGGACCATGCTGGCTGGCTTCCGCCTCCACACTGGCCCG TTACCAGAGCAGTGTCGTCTGATGCATATTCAGCCTCCCAAGAAGAAGAATAAGCACAAGCACAAACAGAGCCGTACCCAGGATCCTGTCCCACCAG AAACACCATCTGATTCTGatcacaagaagaagaaaaagaaaaaagaggaggatCCTGAacggaagaggaagaagaaagagaagaagaaaaagaag AACCGACACAGTCCAGAACATCCAGGCGTGGGCAGCTCTcaggccagcagcagcagcagcctccgCTAA